The nucleotide sequence ttgtcaagcagatgacaaacaaaatattctgcATCCAGTTTTTCCCCATAacttaaagttttaaatcttgaAAAAATTGGATTGATCAGTCAGGGtggtacttaaacaagtgatttcaaaatcacttctttttaaaaaaaatgattttggctgtgaaatatttataattttcccAAAGACTTTTCAAAATCACTGAAACAAGTAATTTGAGAAGATAAAATTTGATCACTTCAATAagtgtttataacattttttggatatttttcccacaagcttgatttttttattggtaaaaagacaagaattccattgaaaaaacaacCATGTACATGCAGAAATTGTCATTTGCTTGACAAGCCTCCCAGTTTATAGTTTATTTGAATATGCAAAATCTGGAATAATTTGTAGATCAGGACAtaaccttaaaataaatcattcttATTCTAGAGAAAACCAATCATGTCACCTAATATTGTTGACCTTTGTCTGATAGTAAGAGtagttaatgaatatttgattacagAACAAAGCTTTAGCGCATTAACTTACTGCCCAAGCGCACTGGTGAAATTGATATCTAAAGATAAAGGGATAATGGATTTAtgtagaaaaattaaagaaaagtttgtgaaaatatggaaaatcaatgcaattagcatttgaagatcaaagaaaacaccaaaatcacttaaataggtgatgactgaaaataaaaaatcactaaaataggtgataatgaaatcacttgtttaagtagcacCCCTGATTGTTGATAGCAtcgaaaaaaactttaaaaaaaagtgtttgtactttgagcaattttttttcttacacagACAAGAAACTGGCATTACCCCTCGgatgaagttaaatggttgctcccttaaaTGGTTTTCCATCATGTTATGTTTTCATGATGCATCATCTACATTGTAACATTGTAAACTTGAATAGGATCATAGGTACATTCGTAATATACAAATAACTTGTTTCTGAACTTGTCAAAGCATATACCGCTGGGTTTGTGTAGACCATCTCCTTCCCTCAACAAAACCTGTGCAGAGCTATCCTTTTGTTTCAAGACATGAATATTGTTCGATGTCTTACCACAAATGTAAACATTTCCTTCTGTGTCAAGAACAATTCCAGAGACATCTTTCAAATCTTGTGTTTGGTACAGACAAACCTCCTCACCATAATCCTTCATACAATATAAACGATCTGCAATTCCATAATACACATCGTCATCCTTACCAACACTAAAAGCTTGAATCTGACCACTGGTCATTTGAAGGGTCTTCAAATACTGGACATCATGACCATTGATATCCATTACAATAATTTCACTTTTATAAGCGATATATAATTTACTGCATGAGGCAGTTATAAGATTACAACCTTTTGCCATCTTCATGATATTTTTGCAATGAAGTGTACCGGTACCATCTTTTTCCAGGAATAGAAGTTTTTTATTGTCCACTAATACAACAGCTTTACTTCCACCAGGAACTGAAGTGATATCTGTTGGTTCGCCTGGAATTTTAATATCACTTATATGACCTCCAGtatcattaaacaaaaacacCTTTGAAGATGAAAAAAGATTAAATTCAACAACAAGAAGATGACCAGCGTCCGTTATTGATACACTGTGTACATATTTTTCAGTCTTTATTGCCTCGCCAGGTGTTGCACAAATAGCTGATATTTTCATACCTTGCACCATGTTCACATTGTATGGTGTTGACTTCATGTTTACTTTTCCAAATAGTAATTCCATTTTAGAACACAATTTAACAGGATCAGTGGGTTCCATTTTCAAAGAATATGCCTGCATGTTGTAAGACATTTCTTTCAGTTGCTGGTCCCTTATGTTCTTGAAAGCTTTCATTCTTTGTAGTAACATGAATGCTTGTTTGTCTGATCCTGTATTCAGTATGGAAGACATTTCGTCTAAGAACCAAGCTGCTTCTTTTCGTCCATCTTCTGCAACTGTTTTGTCTTTCATCAATTGATCAAGAACGTCTTTTTCTTGACTTTCAACATCTTTCAATAATGTTTTATCAATCATTTCCTCAAGGTACCTAACTAGTTCTAGTCTTATTTCAACAATTTTCTTTTTTGCTGAAGAAACCTCGTTTAAAAATATCTGTTCAATCGTCTGCTTATTTGCAAGAATAGCACTGAAACtttgtaaaatatttgtaatatctGTTTGCACACTGTGGAAATTTTGTGAGTTTTTTGTTCCATTGGAAGCAAGGTCGATAGGAACTATATCACTACATGTATTACATGAATGGTGTGAACCCAGACAAGCATCACATAACATAATATCATGTTTCTTGCAATAAAACTGTATTTCAACTGATGGGTGATATACACATGTTTCAGGTGTTTTAAGgattgttcctttgttttctgtAGCATATGAAGAAGAAGCATCATTTCTTATTTCTGTTAAATAATGATTTCTTGTGAGTTTTAAAGATTGATGATGTTGGACACACCCTGGACACAACTGTTCTTCACAAATAGTACACCATTTCACAGATGGATTCTTATTACCTCCTTCTAAGCAAGGACCACATATAGCTGGCATGGCATGTCCCGCCATAAtttatatagtttgtttttacCTGAAAAATATAACTAATTCTAGTTTATCACACAAaaggcaaaaaataaaatattttttaataaaagaataaTTGATTGGTTGTAGAGTGTCCATAATTTGGCTAATTAAGtctaatactgtaaaccaacttattttcctGGACACTTTATTTCGCTTTAGTTATTCGTAATCCATTTCATGGCcattttacatttcaatattgtAAAAGTGTCtcaatgaaggaaaaaaaatcaaagttttacatatttgctGTGATTTATATTCGCTTTATATTTTCTGCTTGGAAAGTTACGCTGTAAAAATCGCTCGAAAAAtcagttggtttacagtactatatatatatatatatatatatatatataccatcatGACCATTATAAACTTTGCTGACATTTAAACAATTAACAAACGAACAATATTAAGTAAAAGTCAATGAACCTAGACTATCTGTAATTTAAagcttatcggggccttttatagctgactatgcggtatgggctttgctcattgttgaaggctgtacagtgacctatatttgttaatgtttgtgtcattttggtcttttgtggatagttgtctcattggcaatcataccatatcttcttttttatataacatatatatatatcatctatatatatgttccagaccgtatgagtattaaCTACTATTTGGACCGTACGCCTACGGTCTGGActgtatgcgtactttttcaaaatacgcgtatggtctgactaatattaaaaaagatgGTCAGGTTaattagatacaaatgcatatagcagatcaacataacttaactatcaaattaatataaaaaagttcaattgtaattgaaacaaaaactttatattttaacttttttttaaattcacgcaaattaaatctgttaatctcttgtatctAGCATGTctatcagtaatacattaattgaattataaccactgaaattgaagatatcggaagGAAATATCATGTGGTTTtggaatatttagcaactttaccacaaaatgcaaatgcaaaggaacatgcatgaactgcaaacatgaaaatgtaaaaaaatatttcgttACTTGAATTGTATTTGGATGGACCGTACACGTACACAGTCCAGACTGTACTTGTACTGtttaaatactcatatggtctggaataTATACAAGCAATTTAATCTGAGCAAATGTAATTAGCAAATCCACTATTAATGACTACGGACATGATGGAAGAAATAGTcctcaaaatatttatacaatgaACAATATTGATATCACTAAAGATGAACAAATAAAGGATCTtggaattatttttcaaaatgacattAATAACACATTTCAAGTAAAATAAATATAGCCAATAGTATACTTGGACTGATTAAGCAGACTTTTAGCTTTAGTGTTTAAGACTATACATTGCATTGGTAAGACCACATGtggaatacatgtatatgtaaacacAATATGATATCCACTTTTGAGAAAAGATattaatggaatttaatgcaGTAAAAAAAGTGCAGATGAGAGCAACTAAATTATGAATTCATGATAAATATCTTATGAAAGATATTTTGCTGTCATCAGGACAAATACCCATGGGCATTATTGGAATTTAGCGAAACCAAGAATAGCCTAGCTACATGCAAGACTTCTTTTTGTTTAAGACATTTTTCACTTCTTATTTATTAATGATTGTAATAACCTTCCAGTTGAAGGTATTTCTTCAAAAACTGTGGAagcttttaaaattaatattgacGGTCATTGGGAGTCAGTCATGGTAATGTTACTGATGTCGGTGATGAGGACACAAATAGTTTTTCTATAACTTTTTAATTGTGTGAAATATTGCACCAAACCATGCACTATTGATGATTGTATCAGTTTTGAAACTGTACCAAAAAAAGATGGGATAAAAAGGATAGGATTCTTCCATATGAGCCCCACAAAGAGCTTAcaggtacaaaatgtatcttGATACAGGTATGGCAGTAAGCCAACGGCAACGCCCCTTTTCTTCAAATTCCTTGATCCGCATCTATATTCCAAATGGGCCTCaatatgttttgataaaataagtGTGATACTAAGTGATTATTATTTTAGTTTCTCACATTCAAATCATGATAATTTTTAACATAATTCTGTTCCTCTGTCATT is from Mytilus galloprovincialis chromosome 6, xbMytGall1.hap1.1, whole genome shotgun sequence and encodes:
- the LOC143080133 gene encoding uncharacterized protein LOC143080133; the protein is MAGHAMPAICGPCLEGGNKNPSVKWCTICEEQLCPGCVQHHQSLKLTRNHYLTEIRNDASSSYATENKGTILKTPETCVYHPSVEIQFYCKKHDIMLCDACLGSHHSCNTCSDIVPIDLASNGTKNSQNFHSVQTDITNILQSFSAILANKQTIEQIFLNEVSSAKKKIVEIRLELVRYLEEMIDKTLLKDVESQEKDVLDQLMKDKTVAEDGRKEAAWFLDEMSSILNTGSDKQAFMLLQRMKAFKNIRDQQLKEMSYNMQAYSLKMEPTDPVKLCSKMELLFGKVNMKSTPYNVNMVQGMKISAICATPGEAIKTEKYVHSVSITDAGHLLVVEFNLFSSSKVFLFNDTGGHISDIKIPGEPTDITSVPGGSKAVVLVDNKKLLFLEKDGTGTLHCKNIMKMAKGCNLITASCSKLYIAYKSEIIVMDINGHDVQYLKTLQMTSGQIQAFSVGKDDDVYYGIADRLYCMKDYGEEVCLYQTQDLKDVSGIVLDTEGNVYICGKTSNNIHVLKQKDSSAQVLLREGDGLHKPSGICFDKFRNKLFVYYECTYDPIQVYNVTM